From one Syntrophorhabdaceae bacterium genomic stretch:
- a CDS encoding TRAP transporter small permease has translation MGAFKAFRTVVERIIRFSGTVGMIFVIPLMLITTADVVGRGFFNKPIAGTFELSEYMLAIIILLGTAYTQHVKGHVAVDFLTSHFNSRTQRICQVLTMFLSLFIVTLLVWQGFKLGMEETGVTDQLRIPRAPFKMLVGVGGALLWLQLLFDFIDSIAQFKRRVS, from the coding sequence ATGGGCGCTTTCAAAGCTTTCAGGACGGTTGTCGAACGAATTATCAGATTTTCAGGCACGGTGGGGATGATATTCGTCATCCCCCTCATGCTCATCACCACGGCTGATGTGGTGGGAAGGGGTTTTTTCAATAAGCCCATCGCAGGCACCTTCGAGCTTTCGGAATATATGCTGGCCATAATAATCCTGCTGGGCACGGCCTACACCCAGCACGTGAAGGGCCACGTGGCGGTCGATTTCCTCACCTCCCATTTCAACAGCAGGACCCAGCGGATATGCCAGGTTCTCACCATGTTCCTGAGCCTCTTTATCGTGACCCTCCTGGTGTGGCAGGGGTTCAAGCTCGGCATGGAGGAGACGGGCGTCACCGATCAGCTGAGGATTCCCCGGGCGCCTTTCAAGATGCTCGTGGGCGTGGGCGGGGCGCTCCTCTGGCTCCAGCTTCTCTTTGATTTCATCGATTCAATCGCACAGTTCAAAAGGAGGGTTTCGTGA
- the dctP gene encoding TRAP transporter substrate-binding protein DctP: MCQECEDLSRRNFLKSALIGGAAVGMGLFDHDLLLAQNTNLKFSTWHPPVSREVRTVWTPMLEEVKKKSGGKMAYTMYAGAALGKGPEHFDIVAKGLSDMGYFTATWTPGRFPLTDVLSLAVWVDGKDVAADIGNAVYARALKDEFKNVKVLELNGCIQSFIWTKKPVSKMADLRGMKLRSPGGHQTNYIKSLGAEPVFMPLGDVYMAMETGTVDGIVTCPPLILAYKLFEVAKYATVLTFGCVSEGTVMNMNSWNRLPADQKKIVEEVCTNPFKATGGLDKGDYQVIMKDIQKAGVKLIDLPKAEADLWYKSFQDVTRKWVADLEAKKLPARKVVAIMNEECEKRKVNLVACPPEFKKI, translated from the coding sequence ATGTGTCAAGAATGTGAAGACCTCAGCAGGAGGAATTTTCTGAAGAGTGCCCTAATCGGCGGGGCGGCGGTGGGAATGGGTCTTTTCGACCATGACCTTCTTCTGGCGCAGAACACCAACCTGAAGTTCAGCACCTGGCACCCACCGGTAAGCCGGGAGGTGAGGACCGTCTGGACCCCCATGCTCGAAGAGGTGAAGAAGAAGAGCGGCGGGAAAATGGCATATACCATGTATGCCGGAGCGGCCCTCGGCAAAGGACCGGAGCATTTTGACATCGTGGCGAAAGGCCTCTCCGACATGGGCTATTTCACGGCCACATGGACCCCGGGGCGGTTCCCCCTCACCGACGTGCTCTCACTCGCGGTCTGGGTTGACGGCAAGGATGTGGCGGCAGATATCGGCAATGCAGTCTACGCCCGCGCCCTGAAAGACGAATTCAAGAATGTAAAAGTCCTCGAGCTGAACGGCTGCATCCAGTCCTTCATATGGACGAAAAAGCCCGTCTCGAAGATGGCTGATCTCCGGGGCATGAAGCTGAGATCACCGGGCGGACATCAGACCAACTATATCAAATCCCTGGGCGCCGAGCCCGTCTTCATGCCCCTGGGAGATGTGTATATGGCCATGGAAACGGGAACGGTGGACGGCATCGTCACCTGTCCGCCCCTTATCCTTGCCTACAAGCTCTTTGAAGTTGCCAAATATGCCACGGTCCTTACCTTCGGGTGCGTTTCGGAAGGCACGGTAATGAACATGAACAGTTGGAACAGGCTTCCGGCCGACCAGAAGAAGATCGTCGAAGAGGTCTGCACGAATCCTTTTAAAGCAACGGGCGGCCTCGATAAAGGGGATTACCAGGTCATCATGAAGGACATCCAGAAGGCAGGGGTCAAGCTCATCGACCTTCCGAAAGCGGAGGCCGACCTCTGGTATAAGAGTTTTCAGGATGTGACGAGAAAGTGGGTCGCCGACCTGGAAGCGAAGAAACTGCCCGCAAGAAAGGTCGTGGCCATCATGAACGAGGAGTGCGAAAAACGAAAGGTCAACCTGGTGGCATGCCCGCCGGAGTTCAAGAAAATCTAG
- a CDS encoding (2Fe-2S)-binding protein has product MKDIGFILNGKEVTSRVEDTETLLHTLRERFLLKSVKEGCSIGECGACTVLIDDEPHYSCLTLAEKVDGRDVKTVEFLGEEKALHPLQKAFIHSGAVQCGYCTPGMLLTAYSLLKKNNNPDDGDIREAISGNLCRCTGYIQIIEAVKYAAGILNSET; this is encoded by the coding sequence ATGAAAGATATCGGATTTATCCTCAACGGCAAAGAGGTGACCTCCCGGGTGGAGGATACTGAGACGCTCCTCCACACATTAAGGGAAAGGTTTCTTCTGAAGAGTGTGAAGGAAGGCTGCTCAATCGGCGAATGCGGGGCGTGCACCGTGCTTATCGATGATGAGCCCCATTACTCATGTCTTACCCTCGCCGAAAAAGTGGACGGCCGGGATGTAAAGACTGTGGAGTTTTTAGGGGAGGAGAAGGCCCTTCATCCTCTTCAGAAGGCCTTTATCCATTCCGGGGCGGTGCAGTGCGGCTATTGCACTCCCGGGATGCTCCTCACGGCCTACAGTCTTCTTAAGAAGAACAATAATCCCGATGATGGGGATATCAGGGAAGCCATAAGCGGGAACCTGTGCCGGTGCACAGGATACATTCAAATAATAGAGGCCGTGAAATATGCTGCCGGAATTCTCAACTCAGAGACCTGA
- a CDS encoding TRAP transporter large permease, giving the protein MSPVTIGILGCALLMVLLFLGMPITFVMMFVGFIGIWSLSGLDAALPIIASTLYETAAHYPFTIIPLFVLMGGFADNSGITTRLYDTFDKWFRRLPGGLGIATIVAIGGFSAISGSSVATSAAFAKTVIPEMRRYNYSPMFAGGIVAAGATIDFLIPPSIGFVVYGMLTEQSIGKLLIAGMLPGILLGLFFIAIIVGWVKINPAIAPIPEGRVGFKAKILALWGMWETILVFLITIGGMYLGYVNPTEAGGIGCIALLVITLLKKELTWKQFVSSLYETTRVTCMVMFLVAGASLFSYFLALSTIPAAVSAFIGALGVSKYMVLLIVVAIYLVLGCFLDAVSMMVLTMPVVFPLIVGLGFDPIWFGVICVLMMNAGLITPPVGLNVYTIAGIVRDVPMKDIFKGATPFLIAIFVTTFILTLFPIIATILPAQMGR; this is encoded by the coding sequence GTGAGTCCCGTCACTATTGGCATACTCGGCTGCGCCCTGCTCATGGTCCTCCTTTTCCTCGGGATGCCCATCACCTTCGTCATGATGTTCGTGGGCTTTATCGGCATATGGTCCCTTTCGGGGCTCGACGCCGCCCTCCCCATCATTGCGAGCACCCTTTACGAGACGGCCGCCCACTATCCCTTCACCATCATTCCCCTATTCGTGCTCATGGGCGGGTTTGCGGACAACTCGGGTATCACCACCAGGCTCTACGATACCTTTGACAAATGGTTTCGAAGGCTTCCCGGAGGGCTCGGGATCGCGACGATCGTGGCCATCGGAGGATTTTCGGCCATCAGCGGATCGTCGGTCGCCACGTCCGCCGCGTTTGCAAAGACCGTCATACCGGAAATGAGGCGATATAATTATAGCCCCATGTTTGCAGGCGGCATCGTGGCGGCGGGCGCGACCATCGATTTCCTCATACCGCCGAGCATCGGCTTTGTCGTCTACGGGATGCTTACCGAGCAATCCATCGGAAAGCTCCTCATCGCGGGCATGCTCCCCGGCATCCTGCTGGGCCTGTTCTTTATCGCCATCATCGTGGGCTGGGTGAAGATAAACCCGGCGATCGCCCCCATTCCCGAGGGAAGGGTCGGATTCAAGGCGAAGATCCTGGCCCTCTGGGGTATGTGGGAGACAATACTCGTTTTTCTCATCACCATCGGCGGCATGTATCTCGGATACGTGAACCCTACCGAGGCGGGCGGCATAGGCTGTATCGCGCTCCTCGTCATCACCCTCCTTAAGAAGGAGCTTACGTGGAAACAGTTCGTGTCGAGCCTCTACGAGACTACCAGGGTCACGTGCATGGTAATGTTCCTGGTTGCGGGAGCGAGCCTTTTCAGCTATTTCCTCGCCCTTTCCACCATTCCCGCGGCGGTTTCCGCGTTTATCGGCGCACTGGGCGTGTCGAAGTACATGGTCCTTCTCATTGTGGTGGCGATCTACCTCGTCCTGGGGTGCTTCCTCGACGCGGTCTCCATGATGGTCCTTACCATGCCGGTGGTCTTCCCCCTCATTGTGGGGCTGGGGTTCGATCCAATATGGTTCGGCGTGATATGCGTGCTTATGATGAATGCGGGTCTCATCACCCCGCCCGTGGGCCTCAATGTCTATACTATTGCGGGGATCGTGCGGGATGTGCCGATGAAGGACATCTTCAAAGGCGCCACGCCCTTTCTCATCGCGATCTTTGTGACCACCTTTATATTGACCCTATTTCCCATAATCGCGACCATACTGCCGGCGCAAATGGGACGTTAG
- a CDS encoding FAD binding domain-containing protein has product MLPEFSTQRPETKEVALTLLRDLKDVKVLAGGTDLLVRMGRGSVHAHLMDIGALADLDCIEHGNGTLLVGAAATHRKVHEDHLVRTEAKSLSLASGLVGSPQIRNMGTIGGNLVNASPAADSIAPLLVHDAKVVLESEAGSRRVALEEFIVAPYKTSIRDDELLTRIEIKSCEGYREGYRRVAKRAAWAISRLSVAWAIKEEAGRFVEVRLAIGSCTPIPFRPKDAEAYLAGKEKGGQASRVAIDMIVSGIRLASGERPSFVYKIPVLEALLDEILRG; this is encoded by the coding sequence ATGCTGCCGGAATTCTCAACTCAGAGACCTGAAACCAAAGAAGTAGCCCTTACCCTCTTGAGGGACCTTAAAGACGTAAAAGTCCTCGCGGGAGGGACGGACCTTCTCGTCCGGATGGGCAGGGGCTCGGTCCACGCCCATCTGATGGATATCGGCGCCCTGGCCGATCTCGATTGCATAGAGCATGGGAACGGGACCCTCCTGGTCGGTGCGGCAGCCACCCACCGGAAGGTGCACGAAGATCATCTCGTGAGGACCGAGGCCAAAAGCCTTTCCCTGGCGAGCGGTCTCGTGGGCTCGCCTCAGATAAGGAATATGGGCACCATCGGGGGCAACCTCGTGAACGCGTCGCCCGCGGCTGACAGTATCGCCCCTCTTCTCGTGCATGATGCGAAAGTGGTTCTCGAGTCGGAGGCAGGCTCGAGGAGGGTGGCGCTGGAGGAGTTTATCGTCGCCCCCTACAAGACATCGATCAGGGACGACGAGCTTCTTACCCGCATAGAGATCAAGTCGTGCGAGGGTTACAGGGAAGGGTACAGGCGGGTTGCGAAGCGGGCCGCGTGGGCCATATCGCGCCTTTCAGTGGCCTGGGCGATCAAGGAGGAGGCCGGCAGGTTCGTCGAGGTGCGCCTGGCTATCGGCTCCTGCACTCCCATACCCTTCAGGCCGAAAGATGCGGAGGCCTATCTCGCAGGCAAGGAAAAGGGCGGGCAGGCTTCGAGGGTCGCCATCGATATGATCGTTTCAGGAATACGACTCGCGAGCGGCGAGAGACCTTCTTTTGTGTATAAGATACCGGTCCTCGAAGCGCTGCTTGATGAGATATTAAGAGGGTAA